The following proteins are co-located in the Saccharomycodes ludwigii strain NBRC 1722 chromosome V, whole genome shotgun sequence genome:
- a CDS encoding uncharacterized protein (similar to Saccharomyces cerevisiae YHR211W | FLO5 | FLOcculation (paralog of YAR050W | FLO1)): MLTAIYKHCVLTLFICLLQLSKAINAVTDSDTEDACNPLTNATPGFKVRWYNYTLGDTNSFTSLDYMAYEYYQQSTAYHSMDGVETVEFESGFPCQYDENNSDDYFICYCDGYSTNNGNWVCPCSGSKSTSSKTCYNSQADSVTLPLIYDYDTTFTNFTMEITGYFLAPETGPYNFTLGNVDDSAGLLFGKNAFGCCEQNDITAATTDFFINAIKGWHSGQDATTSSLINLVGGFYYPLRLVFSNAISYASLDFTVTLPNETIITDFENYVFTFDEEESYCPAYSTTTVPWTGTYTSTFTTKVTTATGSNGLTTTSNVIYVETPGIETNSTIITGWTGTYVSTYTTSVYTTTGSNGVPTTSTIIYVETPDVDASTTTTTGWTGSYTSTYSTSIFTITGNDGNPTTSTIIYVETPDVDASTTTTTGWTGSYTSTYSTSIFTTTGNDGNPTTSTIIYVETPDVDASTTVITGWTGSYTSTYSTSIFTTTGNDGNPTTSTIIYVETPDVDASTTTTTGWTGSYTSTYSTSIFTTTGNDGNPTTSTIIYVETPDVDASTTVITGWTGSYTSTYSTSIFTTTGNDGNPTTSTIIYVETPDVDASTTTTTGWTGSYTSTYSTSIFTTTGNDGNPTTSTIIYVETPDVDASTTVITGWTGSYTSTYSTSIFTTTGNDGNPTTSTIIYVETPDVDASTTTTTGWTGSYTSTYSTSIFTTTGNDGNPTTSTIIYVETPDVDASTTTTTGWTGSYTSTYSTSIFTTTGNDGNPTTSTIIYVETPDVDASTTVITGWTGSYTSTYSTSIFTTTGNDGNPTTSTIIYVETPDVDASTTVITGWTGSYTSTYSTSIFTTTGNDGNPTTSTIIYVETPDVDASTTTTTGWTGSYTSTYSTSIFTTTGNDGNPTTSTIIYVETPDVDASTTTTTGWTGSYITTYSTSIFTVTGTDGNPTTSTIIYVETPDVDASTTTTTGWTGSYITTYSTSIYTVTGTDGNPTTSTIIYVETPDVDASTTTTTGWTGSYITTYSTSIYTVTGTDGNPTTSTIIYVETPDVDASTTTTTGWTGSYISTYSTSIYTVTGTDGNSTTSTIIYVETPDINRLSTTTIGWGGGFTSTFSTEKFIVTGNNGIPTTSTIIYVETPTFGYFNTSSSSTGSFSSAKIPGSTTEEMVSTVVTLSSGDISKSIPIVSTLFSSTSSSFDFSSSSESYASSSLITSIANPTTSSPISSSSSTYNSYSIPASSTSSSYITSSTDVTTSSLLSFSSLAYNSFSSDTIESSTYIPYSSTETYTSSSTITNSITASTKSLPLSMSSSIYSSYSSDIVTSSLSLGFSSYTDSSYSSSIASSIHIVSSSTESYTPSSPVISISTASTISLPLSMISSAYSSFSGDTIESSTYITYSSTESYTPSSSIVTSSIVGTNSSPLVLSSSTYCSSCNAESYAPSSSIITISTDVTSSLPLITSSLVYSSFSSDTIESSTYVSYSGAEGYTSMSLVTSSTDATSSPLSFNNTSYISYSNTESYIPPSSIVTSSMVSTNSSPLVLSSSTYCSSCNTESYTPSSSIITISTDVTSSLPLITSSSAYSSSSSDTIESSTYISYSGTEGYTSSSLIMSSTYATSSLALSFNNCSHISYSSTEGYTSSSLITSSAVTTISSPSSLSSSTYCSSCNRESYISSSLIMSSTNVTKSLPLSSTSSTYNTFTNSKNVPRSSSVLSGNIVTNSLSFTPNSFTSSVSSAIPITTITVTSISTVTDSATTYITYVTYTSTESTFGKNNGNDYTTTTTITPSLSSNNILSSTDSVTTTTSNNGAVTSTIINSKNTNVETSNTKSNEGTTIIDNGTPVYSVTTETNSMDFTTKSTPATIETTTDTLSTTSSTGEYTATITTDNNNNISETQHTSKTFDTNNIVTTLSTANTGATTITPIISTQPVTTSSSSATINSSAYSFSIYTAGVRKNTPSISLSVFFVIFISFF; this comes from the coding sequence ATGTTGACTGCAATATATAAACACTGTGTTTTAACACTGTTTATATGTTTATTACAATTAAGCAAAGCAATTAATGCTGTCACAGATTCAGACACAGAAGATGCTTGTAACCCACTTACAAATGCAACCCCTGGTTTTAAAGTAAGATGGTATAATTATACTCTCGGTGATACAAATTCTTTTACAAGTTTAGATTACATGGCTTACGAATACTATCAACAGTCTACAGCTTATCATTCAATGGATGGCGTAGAAACAGTTGAATTTGAATCAGGGTTCCCATGCCAATATGACGAGAATAACTCTGATGAttactttatttgttattgtgATGGCTATAGTACAAACAACGGGAATTGGGTTTGTCCATGCTCTGGGTCTAAATCTACTAGTTCCAAGACCTGTTATAATAGCCAAGCAGATTCCGTCACTTTACCATTAATTTATGATTACGATACTACTTTCACTAATTTTACTATGGAGATAACTGGTTACTTTTTAGCACCGGAAACAGGTCCATACAACTTTACCCTCGGAAATGTCGATGATTCGGCTGGATTATTGTTTGGTAAAAATGCCTTCGGGTGCTGTGAACAAAATGATATTACTGCTGCTACAACTGATTTCTTTATAAATGCCATTAAAGGTTGGCATTCCGGACAAGATGCTACCACTTCAagtttaattaatttagtaggtggtttttattatccatTAAGActtgttttttcaaatgcTATATCCTATGCAAGTTTAGATTTTACAGTAACTTTACCTAATGAAACTATAATAactgattttgaaaattatgtTTTCACTTTTGACGAAGAAGAATCTTATTGTCCCGCATATTCAACCACAACAGTCCCATGGACTGGAACATATACATCTACTTTCACAACAAAAGTTACTACTGCTACAGGATCCAATGGTCTAACCACAACTTCCAACGTTATTTATGTAGAGACACCTGGTATTGAAACCAActcaacaataataactgGATGGACTGGGACTTATGTATCTACATACACAACTAGCGTATATACCACTACTGGTAGCAATGGGGTACCAACTACATCTACAATTATTTATGTGGAAACACCAGATGTTGATgcttcaacaacaactacaACAGGATGGACTGGATCATACACATCTACCTATTCTACAAGTATATTCACTATAACCGGTAATGATGGAAACCCAACTACATCTACCATTATCTACGTCGAAACACCAGATGTTGATGCCTCAACAACTACTACAACAGGATGGACTGGATCATACACATCTACCTATTCTACAAGTATATTCACTACAACCGGTAATGATGGAAATCCAactacatctactattatCTACGTCGAAACACCAGATGTTGATGCTTCAACCACTGTGATTACAGGATGGACTGGATCATACACATCTACCTATTCTACAAGTATATTCACTACAACCGGTAATGATGGTAATCCAACTACATCTACAATCATCTACGTCGAAACACCAGATGTTGATGCTTCAACAACTACTACAACAGGATGGACTGGATCATACACATCTACCTATTCTACAAGTATATTCACCACAACCGGTAACGATGGTAATCCAactacatctactattatCTACGTCGAAACACCAGATGTTGATGCTTCAACCACTGTGATTACAGGATGGACTGGATCATACACATCTACCTATTCTACAAGTATATTCACTACAACCGGTAATGATGGTAATCCAACTACATCTACAATCATCTACGTCGAAACACCAGATGTTGATGCTTCAACAACTACTACAACAGGATGGACTGGATCATACACATCTACCTATTCTACAAGTATATTCACCACAACTGGTAATGATGGTAATCCAACTACATCTACAATCATCTACGTCGAAACACCAGATGTTGATGCTTCAACCACTGTGATTACAGGATGGACTGGATCATACACTTCAACTTACTCCACAAGTATATTCACCACAACTGGTAATGATGGAAATCCAACTACATCTACAATCATCTACGTCGAAACACCAGATGTTGATGCTTCAACAACTACTACAACAGGATGGACTGGATCATACACATCTACCTATTCTACAAGTATATTCACCACAACTGGTAACGATGGTAATCCAACTACATCTACAATCATCTACGTCGAAACACCAGATGTTGATGCCTCAACAACTACTACAACAGGATGGACTGGATCATACACATCTACCTATTCCACAAGTATATTCACCACAACTGGTAATGATGGAAATCCAACTACATCTACAATCATCTATGTCGAAACACCAGATGTCGATGCTTCAACTACTGTGATTACTGGTTGGACTGGATCATACACATCTACCTATTCTACAAGTATATTCACCACAACCGGTAACGATGGTAATCCAactacatctactattatCTACGTCGAAACACCAGATGTTGATGCTTCAACCACTGTGATTACAGGATGGACTGGATCATACACATCTACCTATTCCACAAGTATATTCACCACAACTGGTAATGATGGAAATCCAACTACATCTACAATCATCTACGTCGAAACACCAGATGTCGATGCTTCAACAACTACTACAACAGGATGGACTGGATCATACACATCTACCTATTCCACAAGTATATTCACCACAACTGGTAATGATGGAAATCCAACTACATCTACAATCATCTACGTCGAAACACCAGATGTTGATGCTTCGACAACAACTACAACGGGATGGACTGGATCATACATTACTACCTACTCTACCAGTATTTTCACCGTAACAGGAACAGATGGAAATCCAACCACATCTACTATTATCTACGTCGAAACACCAGATGTCGATGCTTCAACAACTACTACAACAGGATGGACTGGATCATACATTACTACCTACTCCACCAGTATATACACAGTAACAGGAACAGATGGAAATCCAACCACATCTACTATTATCTACGTTGAAACACCAGATGTTGATGCTTCAACAACTACTACAACAGGATGGACTGGATCATACATTACTACCTACTCCACTAGTATATACACAGTAACAGGAACAGATGGAAATCCAACCACATCTACAATCATCTACGTTGAAACACCGGATGTTGATgcttcaacaacaactacaACAGGGTGGACTGGATCGTATATTAGTACTTATTCCACCAGTATATACACAGTAACAGGAACAGATGGGAATTCAACCACATCTACAATCATCTACGTTGAAACACCAGATATCAATAGATTAAGTACAACCACTATTGGTTGGGGTGGTGGTTTTACTAGTACCTTTTCAACCGAGAAATTTATCGTTACCGGCAATAATGGTATTCCTACTACTTCTACAATTATATATGTGGAAACACCAACGTTTGGATATTTCAATACTTCATCTAGTTCCACTGGTTCTTTCAGCTCTGCTAAAATACCTGGAAGTACGACCGAAGAAATGGTATCCACAGTTGTAACTTTATCGTCTGGCGATATTTCGAAAAGTATTCCTATTGTTTCAACCTTGTTTTCTAGTACAAGTAGTTCCTTCGATTTTTCTAGCAGTTCTGAAAGTTATGCCTCATCAAGTTTGATAACAAGTATTGCAAATCCTACAACTTCATCGCCAATAAGTTCAAGCAGTTCTACTTATAACTCATATAGCATTCCTGCAAGCAGTACATCATCAAGTTACATTACTAGTAGTACAGATGTTACAacttcatcattattaagCTTTAGTAGTTTGGCCTACAACTCATTTAGCAGTGATACTATTGAAAGTTCTACTTATATTCCATATAGCAGTACTGAAACTTATACATCATCGAGTACTATTACAAATAGTATTACAGCTAGTACAAAATCATTACCATTAAGTATGAGTAGTTCCATCTATAGCTCATATAGTAGTGATATTGTTACAAGTTCTTTATCGTTAGGTTTTAGTAGTTATACCGATAGCTCCTATAGCAGTAGTATTGCAAGTTCTATTCATATTGTCTCTAGTAGTACTGAAAGCTACACACCATCTAGTCCCGTTATATCTATTAGTACGGCTAGTACAATATCATTACCATTAAGCATGATTAGTTCAGCCTACAGCTCATTTAGTGGTGATACTATTGAAAGTTCTACTTATATTACCTATAGCAGTACCGAAAGTTATACACCATCAAGTTCCATTGTTACTTCTAGTATAGTTGGTACAAATTCATCACCATTAGTTTTGAGTAGCTCTACCTATTGCTCATCCTGCAATGCAGAAAGTTATGCACCATCAAGTTCAATTATAACTATTAGTACGGATGTTACAAGTTCATTACCATTAATCACGAGTAGTTTGGTCTACAGCTCATTTAGCAGTGATACTATTGAAAGTTCTACTTATGTTTCCTATAGTGGTGCTGAAGGTTATACATCAATGAGTTTGGTTACAAGCAGTACAGATGCAACAAGTTCACCATtaagttttaataataccagCTATATTTCCTATAGCAATACAGAAAGTTATATACCACCAAGTTCCATTGTTACTTCTAGTATGGTTAGTACAAATTCATCACCATTAGTTTTGAGTAGTTCTACCTATTGCTCATCCTGCAATACAGAGAGTTATACACCATCAAGTTCAATTATAACTATTAGTACAGATGTTACAAGTTCATTACCATTAATCACGAGTAGTTCGGCCTACAGTTCATCTAGTAGTGATACTATTGAGAGTTCTACTTATATTTCCTATAGCGGTACTGAAGGTTATACATCATCTAGTTTGATTATGAGTAGTACATACGCTACAAGTTCATTAGCATtaagttttaataattgcAGCCATATTTCCTATAGCAGTACTGAAGGCTATACATCATCTAGTTTGATTACAAGCAGTGCAGTTACTACAATTTCGTCACCATCAAGTTTGAGTAGTTCAACATACTGTTCATCTTGTAACAGAGAAAGTTATATATCATCTAGTTTAATCATGAGCAGTACAAATGTTACGAAATCATTACCGTTAAGTTCGACTAGTTCCACTTATAACACATTCactaatagtaaaaatGTACCAAGATCAAGTTCTGTTTTGAGTGGTAATATCGTTACAAATTCATTGTCATTTACACCTAATAGTTTTACTTCCAGTGTTTCTTCTGCAATTCCAATCACTACGATTACAGTTACAAGTATTAGCACCGTTACAGATTCTGCAACGACATATATTACTTATGTTACATATACTAGTACAGAATCTACTTTcggtaaaaataatggaaatgattatactactactactactattacaCCAAGTTTGTCAAGTAATAACATTCTTTCGAGTACTGATAGTGTTACGACAACAACTTCTAACAATGGTGCAGTTACttctactattattaattccAAGAACACAAATGTCGAGACTAGTAATACTAAGAGCAATGAGGGCACCACAATTATTGATAATGGCACTCCTGTGTACTCTGTTACAACCGAAACAAATAGCATGGACTTTACCACTAAGAGTACGCCTGCTACTATCGAAACGACTACAGATACTTTGAGCACTACTTCAAGTACCGGAGAATATACCGCTACCATTACTAccgataataacaacaatattagTGAAACCCAACACACATCCAAAACATTCGATACTAATAACATTGTTACAACGTTAAGTACTGCTAATACCGGTGCCACTACTATCACACCAATTATTTCTACGCAACCAGTTACGACATCATCCAGTAGTGCAACTATTAACAGTAGTGCTTATTCATTTTCCATTTATACAGCTGGTGTTCGCAAAAACACACCATCTATATCATTAAGTGTTTTCTTtgtgatttttatttcatttttttaa